Genomic DNA from Gossypium hirsutum isolate 1008001.06 chromosome A01, Gossypium_hirsutum_v2.1, whole genome shotgun sequence:
aaagaatcctaaagacttgaaataataatgtaaaaataaagaataataaataaaaaggtcTGAATTAATAATCATCAATCATAATACAATACACACACAGGAACCAACAATGAAGAAACATTATAAACACAATGAGACAAACATATTGtggttttcttctctttttaGCTTTTAATTGCTGGGGTTGCTCCGGAAAGATCCCAAAGCCTTAATAGCCGCCGCTCTAAGGATGTACTGATGATATGCCGCCGCCGCAAGTGCTCCCACCATTGGTCCAACCCAGAATATCCACTGTTCATTGTCGCCATTTTTGTTAGTTTcacaaactaaatgaacaaaaaaacactgaaattttttttagaaaaagaagCTTACGTGGTCATCCCAAGCCTTGTCGTTGTTGTAAATAACGGCGGCGCCGAAGCTTCTAGCAGGGTTAATACCAGTTCCGGTGATAGGAATAGTAGCCAAATGAACCATGAACACTGCAAATCCTATAGGAAGTGGAGCCAACACGGGTACATGTGAATCACGGGCACTTCTTTTAGGGTCAGTAGCTGAAAAAACAGTGTAAACAAGCACGAATGTCCCAATAATCTCAGCTCCCAAAGCAGTCCCTTTGTTATAACCAGTCGCCACCGTGTTAACACCGCCGCCAAGGGAGTTGTATTCACTCTTCATGAATGCCTTAACTAACCCAACACCACAAATAGCACCCAAACATTGAGCTACCATGTAAGCCACCGCCCTTATTAACGACACCTTCCTAGCCAAAAACAACCCAAATGTCACCGCCGGGTTAATGTGACCACCTGCGTCGTAAAACaaccaaaattcaacaaaaatggCTAATTGGCTATATTAATGAAGTCActgtttttttttgggggggggagaGTACCTGAGATACCGGCGGTGCAGTAAACAAGAATGAAAATCATGCCACCAAAAGCCCAAGCAATGCCCAAAAGACCAACACCATCGCATGCATCGTGTTGTTTCTTGTGGCCGATGACGGTGGCTATGGTGACGTATAGGAAGAGGAGAGTAGCGATGAATTCGGCGATGAGAGCTCTGTAAAAAGACCAAAGCTTGATCTCAGCCACGTCGATGAGCGGTGCCGGTGGAGGATCCACATAGTCCTTTCGGCTCACCCCTTCTTCACTCACTTCCTTCGACATGTTTGATTCTTTGTTTCTTCAAAATGTTGGAAGCTTTTTGAGCTGTTCTGAGTTGATGGTACTGCCGTCTATTTGGGATATGCTCACTTCCCTTTTATAAACTGGTTTCAATGCCACCATAGTTGTGCATTTTTGGATAAGATAAAGGGTACTTTTGGAAcaaatattatcatattttttaagtattataaaccattttcaattttatagataaaaataataataactttatattttttctataaaaaaattatatctgaACAGCTGATTTTagacaaataaatcaataaatattaACTGTAATGATATTTTTATAGAAGGAATTTAAGttcttaacttttaaaaattaatttttatgatataaaaattgaattgaagactacattttttattttttttaaaatggtattttatttgttgaagggaaaagaaaaaagagaaaggggGAGagttggtaataataataaaggacAGAGTGGGACAAAGGGGTGTACAGCGAGACCATGTGAGCGTGAGGGCTATGCTTCTCTGTATGTAGGGTTCAATGCTCTGTCATCCAACCGTACCCACCCCCTTCCCTTCAACggttatttcttgtctttttaaaaaaatataaaatttccacTAATTTGTTTTTCCTCATTTTCCCCATATGTCCCTTACATGTCTCCATTTTGGGCAACCCCTCCTTCCCCTTTTCCTTTGCTTTTGACACGTCATTCCTCCCTTTTTGGTTCAATTATTATTTGGACCCTGAATTTAGTAACATTTCTCATAttgatgctttaattttttaactaagtTAAACCCTAAACTTGACAACCGTTCTCATATTAGAGTCTGGACAAGGTAATTGTTCTTACATTGGGGCTTAAACttctttttgtccaagttaatcTCTAAATTAAGTAATCGTTCCAACATTAGAGCTTAAACTTCTTTTTGTCCAATAAGAATTTCAAGGACTAACATGATGAAAAAAAAGTTCAAACATCAACGTGAGAACAacttaacttgaaaaaaaattaaatcaaacttgAAAAAAGTTGGCAACCccaaaaattgattattttttctaaaacttCCAATTTCCCTTCTTTTTAGTttacattaattttaaaattgatacaataaattaatcataaaataatcaaataatataatgattacattttagtcactcaacttcaaaaagttacaatttgatcattaaactatttaaaaattttcattttagttcttAAATTCGAGACATTCgaaattatttaatgaaaaataacttaatcgtaaaaaagaaatgaaatgagaGCTTTTGGTTAGTGTTGCTAGTTCAAACAAAAAAAGCTATAAAACAACGATTTCAATAActtaataacttaaatgaaaacttttaaatgatttaatgatattttgtaactttttgaagttaaatgacCAACACATAAACCTTGGGTAGAATTTACCCTTTATTTTTTCACTTCcaattttcctcttttttttaaaaaaatttagtttatagtgattttaaaattgatacaataaattttatcataaaataatataagaataaaatttatgagacaaaaaatatatagtatataaatataagataaatacgtgaattatttattttctagTTATATATTGAAATTGAACTAATAAATACATGCATACATGGAAGAAAACCAttaatttcttttactttaaGATGAATATTTTCTAAGTTCTTACGTTAACTCTAAATTACGTAAATGGAAACTTCGTTATAGTGATTGAAAtaacaaatgaaatttaaataaaaattagtatTCGGGTGCGAAAATAATTAGTTTATTTGAATATCctcatattaaaaataaatactcattAAATAGATCTTTTAAATGCCCTATCAAATAAAATCATTGTTACAGATATTAACTATGTATTAGGTATAATATAAGAATAAAATGCGAACTTGATGGTTTTGCATTCGGGTTCAAAGTTAAACATAACACTTTTGTTTGGTCCGTTGATCAAATCGGATGGTGTAAGTTGGATTAATCAAGAATCATGTGGCAATAGCTGGCAAAAAAAGAGTATCATGGATGATGCTGCGGCATCATTCTGGATTTTTCTTTTCCATTGATCTTATCGTCTTTATTACCTGTAATGTACACAAAAAGACACGTCAAGGTCCCACCCGCTCCTCCGTTAGGACCGTTTATTTTCTAACCAATTCTTTTGCCCAAATACaactaattttactaaaaaaaaaactatttttgtcaaaattaaaataagcTAAATAGTTTTTAATTcacaaatataaagaaaataatctaaatcgttaaaattatatttaattattataaaaaaccataacataaattaaaataacatcagagtttaaatagaatttaaatataaaaaaatttacctcgacacaaatttaaataatttacacATGATGTAActtgaatttcaaaataaaaaattttaaaatctcaatTTTATCGATATAATCAAGGTTgagttattttaattaataaacattaacaAAATGTATATCTAGctcaaatttcatatatatgttcTTTGCACTAGTATtgagataaatatcaaaactatataaattttagtttaatatgcAATTTTAAACATAAGCTTTAATCTTGTGACATTATCgaataacatcattttatatttatatattgcatacataattagttatatttatacgatataatatttatttcttttaatgtatatgatgaattaaatttaaaattttaagtatacgTTTGAACAGTAATAATaccaaattaaagtttatatatgaaattgtataataaattaaaatttatgtataattttaagatttattgtaataaattttttatttaccataataataataacaaaattataatgatttttttttgttcacctgaaaattatcaaaaataataatttgtgaTAAATCCAGAAGCTTCTACTTTTTACgggaaaaagaagaagcaaagccGCGAAAGGGAAGCAGTGGTTTTGGTATTAGTCAAATCATCTGCCACGTAAGCAAAGTCCGATGAAAACGAGTGTAAGTTTCCGGATTGTTCAGTTGGAGCCGTTGGAATAACGGGAAGAAAAGAAATTGGGGACCCGTTTTCCCTCGCTTTAAAGCAACACAACGGTTATTGCAACTACAAATTTCATTATATAAGCTAAAAGCACGTCTAAATCGAGGGTCCATTATTTCTTAAATTCTAAACCTCTTGATTTGGAATACTACTCCGTTATCAATTCttcattaaatttatatttatattttgatgatttaatttaaaaattattaaataatttttaaaattttaaaaaaatttattttatataaataatttaatctatttatttttatttaattgatttttttagtataatGTCATTAAGTGTTGTCACAATAAAAACGAGGCatacttaaatataattttttaaaatcataaataaaattaaaattatttttttgaaaaaataaacacTGATAATTTAGGATTAtactaaaaatacataaattatcgCATTGCGAGGATTTTCATGTATATTGATagaagtttataaaaaaattgtctTTGATGCAGGTGAGGAAAATGACTTGCCGCAATTTCCCCACTTAGTTGTAAGGCTGTTTTCTTCTGCTTGGCTCTTGGGAAAATCGAAAGATTCTCATATCATTTCACCTCCTTTTTCAGttacaaattttgttttatttttcaagttctactttaaaataatatcaaatccACATATACATGAAAAGAATCCTATCAGCATTGTCTTTTTTTAACATTAGAAAAGGatcaagttttaatttttattttattttataatgtctttattaatttaatttaaataattaataatatcagtgtagatttctttttaaaaaaatcgttctaacaaaaaaaaaatcattgtgataagttaaaataaatattttttaaataattttattataatttttatcataAATGCTATTTTTGACATAATAGCTAAAACTATCCATAGTCCcttccaacccataaataggaggataatgcgcttcagttgCATTAGggcgaaactagaaaaaaattttaagaggtgaaattaaattgtaatttttacgataaaaatataacttcatcattttaatagattatatatttataagttttaaatgattaaatcaaaattttatattttaggggttaaagtataattttacatttactaatttaaaattttaaaggaattatattaaaaaaatttcattttagggagACCAAGACCCTTGCCAGCTCCTAATTTCACTACTACTCATACATATTTGATAACAATACttataataattaagttaaaatttaatcgacagttaaaataaacatttcaaaacataataaaagtCGAACTCGAATCGCAAGCTCGCTATCGGTTTTTACAAATAATTAGGGATACGAAGCCTTTCAACATAAAtaattgtgaaaaagaaaaagaaaacaataatatAAGAACTCATTATAGTTTTAGAAAAGGAGGATTAAGGCGTTTGCCAAAATTCAACGTaaagtacaaaaatatatgaagcacatattattatttatttttgtaaatttcaCAGTCGattgcatatttttttattaggTTAAGttgtcttatatatatatatatattaaatcatgtATTATCCTAACGTTGCCTGCATGAACTTAACTATGAGACTTTCTatataattttaagttttgataaataaatagaattgttataaaaaagaagaagtgattattggataaattttagaatatataattaataaatcaaagtggaataaataaatttaagtataGCTGGAAACATGAATAAAGTGATAGACTGTGCAACTATTGCCTTGCAAACTTAGATCCTATTCTATTCACAATCTCTATCCAAGAATTCAATTTTGGAATAAATTAAGTCTATATTCGacttataattataaattaaatactaCAAAACAAAATAGAACTAGTAATGGGAAGGTAATAGAGCCAAATtaaaata
This window encodes:
- the LOC107936977 gene encoding probable aquaporin PIP2-8, whose product is MSKEVSEEGVSRKDYVDPPPAPLIDVAEIKLWSFYRALIAEFIATLLFLYVTIATVIGHKKQHDACDGVGLLGIAWAFGGMIFILVYCTAGISGGHINPAVTFGLFLARKVSLIRAVAYMVAQCLGAICGVGLVKAFMKSEYNSLGGGVNTVATGYNKGTALGAEIIGTFVLVYTVFSATDPKRSARDSHVPVLAPLPIGFAVFMVHLATIPITGTGINPARSFGAAVIYNNDKAWDDHWIFWVGPMVGALAAAAYHQYILRAAAIKALGSFRSNPSN